A genomic segment from Syngnathus scovelli strain Florida chromosome 3, RoL_Ssco_1.2, whole genome shotgun sequence encodes:
- the adra2b gene encoding alpha-2B adrenergic receptor produces MASAPEGGCSLELSNWNASGASVPCNQSVLKLAPYTPEATAAFATAITLMVVFTIVGNIMVIIAVLTSHSLRGPQNLFLVSLAAADILVATLIIPFSLANELLGYWYFKSLWCEIYLALDVLFCTSSIVHLCAISLDRYLSISRVTYGRQRTPRRIKAAIVVVWLISSIISFPPLLSLNKSEVGDLASERGPQCQLNDERWYILYSTIGSFFAPCLIMILVYVRIYQIAKQRTRCPPGEPRKDGAGAATPSQPKRQVQANGRDDDGKTSPKKTSNTRPPTLAITPSLSGGQEEPSQEPNPNNLQPPPPTPAMSPVTSSVDITLQVPPAAPSAPTKTKARLNKFRRQKQSKSDNNNGDSSSTDSEVSNGGGRGSASMPGSPGGGGVHSPSSVKRYTNMIATSKGSRLVPGRKSRIDNNPGAARRKAMVNREKRFTFVLAVVIGVFVVCWFPFFFSYSLQAVCPITCAIPDPLFKFFFWIGYCNSSLNPVIYTIFNKDFRKAFKKILCRSTKGTFY; encoded by the coding sequence ATGGCCTCTGCTCCAGAGGGCGGCTGCTCCCTGGAGCTTAGCAACTGGAATGCAAGCGGTGCCTCCGTCCCTTGCAACCAAAGCGTCTTGAAGCTGGCGCCGTACACCCCCGAAGCCACGGCGGCCTTCGCCACCGCCATAACCCTGATGGTGGTCTTCACCATTGTAGGGAACATCATGGTGATTATCGCCGTACTGACCAGCCACTCCCTGCGAGGGCCGCAGAACCTCTTCCTAGTTTCACTGGCGGCAGCCGACATCTTGGTGGCTACGCTCATTATCCCCTTCTCTCTCGCTAATGAACTTCTGGGCTACTGGTACTTCAAGTCCCTGTGGTGTGAGATCTACTTggccctggatgtgctcttttgcACCTCCTCCATTGTGCACCTGTGCGCCATCTCTCTGGACCGCTACCTATCCATTTCCAGGGTCACCTACGGTCGCCAGCGGACTCCCAGACGCATCAAAGCTGCCATCGTGGTGGTGTGGCTCATTTCCTCCATCATCTCCTTCCCCCCGTTGCTGTCCCTCAACAAGAGCGAGGTGGGTGACCTCGCGAGCGAGAGGGGACCCCAGTGCCAGCTCAATGACGAGCGTTGGTACATTCTTTACTCCACCATCGGCTCCTTCTTTGCCCCGTGCCTCATCATGATCCTGGTCTACGTAAGAATCTACCAAATCGCCAAGCAGAGAACACGGTGCCCTCCAGGGGAGCCTCGCAAGGACGGAGCGGGCGCGGCCACGCCAAGCCAGCCCAAGCGGCAAGTCCAAGCCAACGGTAGGGACGATGATGGAAAAACGTCCCCCAAGAAAACATCCAACACCAGACCCCCCACCCTCGCCATTACACCGTCCCTTTCAGGAGGACAGGAGGAACCCTCCCAGGAGCCCAACCCCAATAATCTGCAACCTCCACCCCCAACTCCAGCTATGAGCCCAGTCACCAGCTCCGTAGATATCACTCTGCAAGTGCCGCCCGCTGCCCCTTCTGCCCCAACCAAGACTAAAGCACGATTGAACAAGTTCAGGCGGCAAAAGCAAAGCAAATCCGACAATAACAACGGCGACAGCTCCAGCACGGATAGCGAGGTCAGCAACGGAGGCGGCCGGGGCAGCGCCAGCATGCCGGGGTCACCCGGGGGAGGGGGCGTCCACTCCCCGAGTTCCGTCAAGCGCTACACCAACATGATCGCCACTTCAAAGGGCTCGCGGCTGGTGCCGGGAAGGAAGTCCAGAATCGATAACAACCCCGGGGCGGCTCGGCGCAAAGCCATGGTCAACCGGGAAAAACGCTTCACCTTTGTGCTGGCTGTCGTCATCGGCGTCTTTGTGGTGTGCTGGTTCCCGTTCTTCTTCTCCTACTCCCTTCAGGCGGTTTGCCCTATAACCTGTGCCATTCCCGACCCACTCTTTAAGTTCTTCTTCTGGATTGGTTATTGCAACTCCTCCCTCAACCCCGTCATCTACACCATCTTCAACAAAGACTTTAGGAAGGCTTTCAAAAAGATTCTGTGCAGAAGCACCAAGGGTACTTTCTATTAG